The Granulicella cerasi region TCTCGCGTCGCCAACAAATACGTGCAGCCTGAGAAACTGTCCATCGTCGTCGTCGGCAACCCCGCCGAGCTCGATCCGCCGCTTTCGAAGCTCGGGCCAGTCACAACGCTGGACATCAGCATCCCCGGCGCGCCGAAAGAGTAGTCCCGCGAACGGCATAGGCCTCGGCTCCACCGCCGGGGCCTACGCGCGTTTGCCGCAGAGTTGATAAACTGATCGATAGCGCGTGAACACACGCCGCGCACACTCTTGGAGAACGTAATCACCATGTCGCAGAACAACGGAACCAGCCCCTCGCTTCGCCTCAAGACCGGCCTCGCCGAAATGCTCAAGGGTGGCGTCATCATGGACGTCATGAACGTCGAGCAGGCGCGTATCGCCGAAGAAGCCGGTGCAGTTTCCGTCATGGCACTCGAGCGCGTTCCCGCAATGATTCGCGCGGAAGGCGGCGTGGCCCGCATGGCAAACCCTGCGCTCATCCGCGAGATCATGGCCGTGGTCAACATTCCCGTCATGGCGAAGGCGCGCATCGGCCACTTCGTTGAAGCGCAGGTGCTGCAGTCGCTCGGCGTCGACTTCATCGACGAGAGCGAAGTGCTCACGCCCGCCGACGAACAGTTTCACATCGACAAGCACCAGTTCAAGACGCCCTTCGTCTGCGGCGCAAAGAACCTCGGTGAAGCACTCCGCCGCATCGCAGAGGGCGCAGCGATGATCCGCACCAAGGGCGAGCCTGGTACGGGCGACGTGGTGCATGCGGTGACGCACATGCGCACCATCGTGCGGGAGATGAAGGCTCTCTCGGCTCTGAGCGAGGACGAGCTCTACCACGCAGCGAAGAACCTGCAGGCGCCGTACGAACTCGTGCGCCTGGTCGCGCAGAACGGCAAGCTGCCTGTACCAAACTTCTCCGCGGGCGGCATCGCGACTCCCGCAGACGCAGCGCTCATGATGCAGCTCGGCGCAGAGACAGTCTTCGTCGGCTCGGGCATCTTCATGAAGGACGGCGCCACGCCGCTCGATCTGACGCCGGGCGGCAAGGAACGCGAAGAAGCGATCAGCCGCGCGCGCGCGATCGTCATCGCCACCACGCACTTCAACGATCCGAAGATCATCGCGGACGCGAGCGAGCAGGTAAAGGGTCACATGAAGGGCCTCGCAGCCGCAGCGCTCGAAGAGAAGGACCGCATGCAGACCCGTGGCTGGTAATTGCCTGGGCGAGCTTTCCGATGCGCGCTTGCCCAGCAGGCGCGCATCTTTATGCATTTGAGGTTGATGAGATGAAGAAGGTTCCGACCATTGGCGTGCTGGCTCTCCAGGGCGCATTCGAAGTACACGCCAAGCGCCTCTCCGAGCTTGGTGCCGACGCGCATCTCATCCGCAAACCCGAACAGCTCGATGCGCTCGATGGCCTCGTGCTTCCCGGCGGCGAAAGCTCCACCTTCCTCTGGCATCTAGAGCTCGCAGGCTTCTACGACAAGCTCGACGCCTTCGTGCACTCGAAGCCCGTCTTCGGCACCTGCGCGGGCTGCATTCTGCTCGCCAAGGAAGTGCTGAACCCGACGCAGAAATCCTTCGGCGTGCTCGACGTCGCTGTCGAACGCAACGCTTACGGTCGCCAGAACGATTCGGTGATCCTGAAGGAAGACACGAAGCTCCCCGGTGGGCCACTCGAAACCGTCTACATCCGCGCGCCACGCATCGCGCGCATCGGCAAGAAGGTCGAAGTGCTCGCCAAGCGCGACGATTCACCGACACTCGTGCGCGAGGGCCACGTGCTTGCTGCGACCTTTCACCCCGAACTCTCTGAAGATCGTCGCGTGCATGAGTATTTTCTCGAGATGGTCCGTGACGCAGCGCACTAAACTCTGCGCGCATGGATGAGACAATCGCAGCATGATCGCCGTGGCAGCGCTGCAACTCGCAAACTGGCCGCTGCCCTTCGATGCGGGCAATAACGCGGCGTTTGATCGCTACCTGCGGCTGAATCTCAACGTCATCCTTGTATTGTTTGCCGTCGCGAATGTCATGCTGCTCGTCGGCGTTCTGCTGCGCAAACGCAAGGCCACGCCGTGGCGACAGTTCGCCATCGAGTACGCTCCGTTGACCGTCTTCGCCTGCGCGTTGATTGCGGTCGCCATCTATAGCGAACAGCTTTGGGCACGTCAGCGCTTCGTCGGCGCGGCGCCCGATGCGATGCAGGTCGAGGTCACCGGCGTGCAGTTCGTGTGGTACTTTCGCTACCCCGGTAAGGACGCTCACTTCGGCCAGACCAAGCCGCAGTTCATCGCACCCGGCGAAGGCAATCCGCTGGGCCTTGATCGCAGCGACCCGACGAGCAACGACGACATCGTAACTTCGGAGCTCGTGCTGCCCGCAGGCCGCGAAGTCGACCTCGCGCTCGAATCACAAGACGTGATCCACGGCTTCAGCGTGCCGGAGCTTCGCATCAAGCAGTACGCCACACCCGGGCAACGTGGACATCTGCACTTCACCGCGACGAAGCCAGGCAGCTACGCGATCCTCTGCGCCAACGTCTGCGGCATGGGCCACTATCGCATGACTTCTACCCTGCGCGTGGTCACACCAGAGGAGTTCGCTGCATGGCTTCGCGCGCACGAGGTGAAGCGATGAAGAGCTGGCTGCATCATCGCACCATCGGCTTCGGCTATCTGCTCCTCTCGCTCATCGCGGGCATTGTCGGCGTCTCGCTTTCGCTGGCGATGCGGATTCATCTTGCATGGCCGACGTTCATCTTTCCCCTGCACGGTGAAGTGAAACCGGAAGAGTATCTGGCGCTCGTCACCATGCACGGC contains the following coding sequences:
- a CDS encoding cytochrome c oxidase subunit II, yielding MIAVAALQLANWPLPFDAGNNAAFDRYLRLNLNVILVLFAVANVMLLVGVLLRKRKATPWRQFAIEYAPLTVFACALIAVAIYSEQLWARQRFVGAAPDAMQVEVTGVQFVWYFRYPGKDAHFGQTKPQFIAPGEGNPLGLDRSDPTSNDDIVTSELVLPAGREVDLALESQDVIHGFSVPELRIKQYATPGQRGHLHFTATKPGSYAILCANVCGMGHYRMTSTLRVVTPEEFAAWLRAHEVKR
- the pdxS gene encoding pyridoxal 5'-phosphate synthase lyase subunit PdxS, translated to MSQNNGTSPSLRLKTGLAEMLKGGVIMDVMNVEQARIAEEAGAVSVMALERVPAMIRAEGGVARMANPALIREIMAVVNIPVMAKARIGHFVEAQVLQSLGVDFIDESEVLTPADEQFHIDKHQFKTPFVCGAKNLGEALRRIAEGAAMIRTKGEPGTGDVVHAVTHMRTIVREMKALSALSEDELYHAAKNLQAPYELVRLVAQNGKLPVPNFSAGGIATPADAALMMQLGAETVFVGSGIFMKDGATPLDLTPGGKEREEAISRARAIVIATTHFNDPKIIADASEQVKGHMKGLAAAALEEKDRMQTRGW
- the pdxT gene encoding pyridoxal 5'-phosphate synthase glutaminase subunit PdxT, whose product is MKKVPTIGVLALQGAFEVHAKRLSELGADAHLIRKPEQLDALDGLVLPGGESSTFLWHLELAGFYDKLDAFVHSKPVFGTCAGCILLAKEVLNPTQKSFGVLDVAVERNAYGRQNDSVILKEDTKLPGGPLETVYIRAPRIARIGKKVEVLAKRDDSPTLVREGHVLAATFHPELSEDRRVHEYFLEMVRDAAH